Genomic DNA from Roseburia intestinalis L1-82:
TGTTATATTTTTAAGAGTGCATTGAGAAAAGGGAGGAAAAAAATATGGAATATATCTGTGGGGTGACTTTTGCACCGTTTGCGTGTGCCGGGGCTTTTTTTAAACCGGGGGCAAAGGAGAGCCTTGCTATGATGAAGGAGAGAACCGGCGCAAATTTCGTGATATTTGTGCCTGGAGGGTTACAGGAGACACCGCAGTCGGAGGAGATCTGCTTCACATCAAAGGCGACGATGGAAGATGACGAGCTGATCGCTATGATTGAATATGCAAAGGAAATAGGGCTTCGTGTGGCATTAAAACCGACCGTAAACTGTAAAAACGGGACCTGGCGGGCGCATATTAATTTTTTTGATGAGGATGTTCCGTGTGAACCGAAATGGGGAAACTGGTTTGCATCCTATACGGCATTTCAGCTTCACTATGCGAAAATTGCAGAACAGCATGACTGTGAAATGTTTATTGCCGGCTGCGAGATGGTGATGAGTGAGCACCGTGAAGCAGAATGGCGCAAACTGCTCTCGGATATCAGACAGGTCTATCATGGACTGCTTTCCTATAATACAGATAAGTATCAGGAACACCGGGTAAACTGGTGGGATGCTGTGGATGTGATTTCTTCGAGTGGTTACTATCCATATGGGGACTGGGAAAATCAGCTGGATCGTATTGAAACCGTGGTAAACAGATTTCAAAAACCGTTTTTCTTTGCGGAAACAGGATGTATGTCGGTAAAAGGTTCCAAAGAGGTGCCAAATGACTGGTGTGTAAGAGGTGATGCGGATCCAAAGGGTCAGGCAGAATGGTACGAAGATATGTTTACGGCGTGCAGTAAAAGAGACTGGGTAGGAGGTATGGCGCTCTGGTCCTGGGATGCAAAGCTTTATCAGGAGCGGAGCGCAAAGACCCGTATGGACTATGAAATTTATGCAAAGCCCGCAGAAAAAGTCGTAAAAAAATATTATGATATTTTTAATAAATGATGTTGAGGTCAAAAGCTGATTTTTAAATAAAAATAGTCAAAAGGTTAAAATTAGTTTACAATAACTTAAAAAAAGGTTATAATCCAAAATATAATAAAAAATGAATCGCAGAAAAGTAAAGGAGAAGAAGAATGAGCAATTACATGGAAACATACAAACAGTGGTGCACAGATCCATATTTTGATGCAGATACAAAGGCTGAGTTAAAGAAGATTGAGGGGGATCAGGCAGAGATCGAGGATCGTTTTTACAGACAGTTAGAATTTGGTACCGGTGGTTTAAGAGGCGTGATCGGAGCCGGAACCAACCGTATGAATATTTATACCGTACGTCAGGCAACACAGGGACTTGCAAATTACATTATTTCCCAGAATGGACAGGAAAAGGGTGTTGCGATCGCACATGACTCCAGAATTATGTCCCCGGAATTTACCGAGGAGGCAGCACTCTGCTTAAATGCAAACGGCATTAAGGCATATGTATTTGACAGCCTTCGTCCGACACCGGAGTTATCTTTTGCAGTCCGCGAGTTAGGATGTATTTCCGGTATTGTAATTACAGCAAGCCATAACCCGAGAGAATACAACGGATACAAAGTATACTGGGAAGATGGTGCACAGATCACACCGCCTCACGACAAAAATATTTTAGCGGAAGTTGCAAAAGTAACTTCCTTCGATCAGGTAAAGACCATGGCAAAAGAAGAGGCAGTTGCAGCAGGCCTTTACAATGTGATTGGTAAAGAGATTGATGACCGTTACATGGAAGAACTGAAAAAACAGTCCATTCATCCTGAGATCATCAAAGAGATGGCAAAAGATATCAAGATCGTATACACACCGCTTCACGGAACTGGAAATCTTCCGGTGCGCCGCGTGTTAAAAGAGCTTGGTTTTGAGCATGTATATGTAGTGCCGGAGCAGGAAAAACCGGATGGTAATTTCCCGACCGTTGCATACCCGAACCCGGAGTCACCAAAAGCATTTGAACTTGCATTAAAACTTGCAAAAGAAGTGGATGCGGACATCGTTCTTGCAACTGACCCGGATGCAGACCGTCTTGGCGTATACTGCAAAGATACGAAGAGTGGCGAGTATGTGACATTTACCGGAAATATGTCAGGTATGCTGATCGCGGAATACATTTTAAGAGAAAAAACAGCAATGGGAACTATGCCGAAGAATCCTGCACTGGTTGAGACAATCGTTACAACCGATATGGCAAAAGCGATCGCAAAAGCTTACGGTGTAAAACTGATCGAAGTTTTAACTGGATTTAAATATATCGGAGAGCAGATCAAATTTTTCGAGCAGCAGAATACTTACGATTATGTGTTTGGTTTAGAGGAAAGCTACGGATGCCTTGCAGGTACTTACGCAAGGGATAAGGATGCCTGTGTTGCAGTCATGATGTTATGTGAGGTTGCTTCCTGGTGCAAGAAGAACAATATGACCTTATGGGATGAGATGCTTGCCATGTATGAGAAATACGGCTATTACAGAGAGGGACTTGAGACAAAGACATTAAAGGGAATCGACGGAGCTGCACAGATCCAGGAACTGATGAGCAATTCCAGAAAAAATCCTCCGAAAACACTTGGCGGATTTGATGTGCTTGCAGTGCGCGACTATAAAGAAGATACCAGAAAAGATACTGTGACCGGAGAAGTGACAAAGACAGGTCTGCCGGAATCCAACGTACTTTACTATGAACTTTCTGATAACGCATGGTGCTGTATGCGTCCGTCCGGAACAGAGCCGAAGATCAAATATTACTTTGGCGTAAAAGGCAGTTCATTAGAGGATGCAGAAAAGAAACTTGCCGTGTTAAAAGAAGACTTGCTGAAATAACAGGAGGAAATACAGCATGGCAATCACATACTTTGAAAAAGAACGCATTTTCAAGCTGGATACACCAGCCTCCAGTTATGTGATCGGTATCGTGGATAAAGAAAACTTTGTCGGTCATGTTTATTATGGTAAGAAA
This window encodes:
- a CDS encoding glycoside hydrolase family 113 — translated: MEYICGVTFAPFACAGAFFKPGAKESLAMMKERTGANFVIFVPGGLQETPQSEEICFTSKATMEDDELIAMIEYAKEIGLRVALKPTVNCKNGTWRAHINFFDEDVPCEPKWGNWFASYTAFQLHYAKIAEQHDCEMFIAGCEMVMSEHREAEWRKLLSDIRQVYHGLLSYNTDKYQEHRVNWWDAVDVISSSGYYPYGDWENQLDRIETVVNRFQKPFFFAETGCMSVKGSKEVPNDWCVRGDADPKGQAEWYEDMFTACSKRDWVGGMALWSWDAKLYQERSAKTRMDYEIYAKPAEKVVKKYYDIFNK
- a CDS encoding phospho-sugar mutase, producing MSNYMETYKQWCTDPYFDADTKAELKKIEGDQAEIEDRFYRQLEFGTGGLRGVIGAGTNRMNIYTVRQATQGLANYIISQNGQEKGVAIAHDSRIMSPEFTEEAALCLNANGIKAYVFDSLRPTPELSFAVRELGCISGIVITASHNPREYNGYKVYWEDGAQITPPHDKNILAEVAKVTSFDQVKTMAKEEAVAAGLYNVIGKEIDDRYMEELKKQSIHPEIIKEMAKDIKIVYTPLHGTGNLPVRRVLKELGFEHVYVVPEQEKPDGNFPTVAYPNPESPKAFELALKLAKEVDADIVLATDPDADRLGVYCKDTKSGEYVTFTGNMSGMLIAEYILREKTAMGTMPKNPALVETIVTTDMAKAIAKAYGVKLIEVLTGFKYIGEQIKFFEQQNTYDYVFGLEESYGCLAGTYARDKDACVAVMMLCEVASWCKKNNMTLWDEMLAMYEKYGYYREGLETKTLKGIDGAAQIQELMSNSRKNPPKTLGGFDVLAVRDYKEDTRKDTVTGEVTKTGLPESNVLYYELSDNAWCCMRPSGTEPKIKYYFGVKGSSLEDAEKKLAVLKEDLLK